One Pseudorasbora parva isolate DD20220531a chromosome 8, ASM2467924v1, whole genome shotgun sequence DNA window includes the following coding sequences:
- the lrfn1 gene encoding leucine-rich repeat and fibronectin type III domain-containing protein 1 — protein sequence MERLVFCVLVFGALVKAQHCPGRCICQTISPTLTLLCAKTGLLFVPPSIDRKTVELRLTDNFITAVRRKDFVNMTSLVHLTLSRNTISQIAPHAFVGLKSLRALHMDGNRLTVIASDQLKGLINLRHLILGNNQIHHVELSSFDEFVSTIEDLDLSYNNLRTLPWEAIARMTNINTLTLDHNLIDHIGVGTFTLLTKLVRLDMTSNRLQTLPPDTLFQHAQVQSDPKMSSSSKLTVSFGGNPLHCNCELLWLRRLTREDDLETCASPDQLMDKYFWSIQEEEFICEPPLITKHQVTKPYVMEGQGVTLKCKAMGDPDPAIHWRFPDGKLVHNNSRTILYDNGTLDILITTLKDSGAFNCVASNAAGIATAAVEVNMIPLPLFVNNTGHMREADPGLSDITTSTKSGSNDTKPQNKRVVVENLTANSAVIHWPSERHIPGIRMYQIQYNSTIDDTLVYRMIPSASKTFKINDLAAGREYELCVLAVYDDGITSLTATRVVGCVQFHTAAEAGHCRFVPSQFLGGTMIIIIGGIIVASVLVFIIILMIRYKAYSGTDAAKTKAQGEAVIHMHSQTNGSRAGRSGSKPQTEECPESPGGKDCKALVLLKMDDTQDELKVELPPFCSEKAPASRRASLCGPTSDDTQTDSSLTGSTMSLCLIGSGAGPAEPLRKGPLTNIGLLPSELARTRHRFSFDGDYALFQSHSYPRRARTRRHKSTTHLNSDASPPCSRRVTFSSTEWMLESTV from the exons ATGGAGAGGCTGGTGTTCTGTGTGCTGGTGTTCGGCGCGCTGGTGAAGGCTCAGCATTGCCCGGGTCGCTGCATCTGTCAGACCATCTCACCCACGCTCACGCTCCTCTGTGCCAAGACTGGCCTGCTGTTCGTGCCACCGAGCATCGACCGCAAGACCGTGGAGCTCCGGCTGACCGACAACTTCATCACGGCCGTCCGCAGGAAAGACTTCGTGAACATGACGAGCCTGGTGCATCTCACGCTGTCACGCAACACCATCAGCCAGATCGCGCCCCACGCCTTCGTGGGCTTGAAGTCACTGAGAGCGCTGCACATGGACGGAAACCGTCTGACTGTCATTGCCAGCGACCAGCTGAAGGGTTTGATCAACCTGAGACACCTTATACTGGGCAATAATCAGATTCACCACGTCGAGCTGTCCTCCTTCGACGAGTTCGTGTCCACCATCGAGGACTTGGATTTGTcctacaataacctgaggacgTTACCGTGGGAGGCGATCGCCAGGATGACCAACATCAACACCTTAACGTTGGACCACAATCTGATCGACCACATCGGCGTGGGGACCTTCACGCTCCTCACCAAGCTGGTGCGGCTGGATATGACGTCGAACCGTCTGCAGACGCTGCCTCCGGACACGCTTTTCCAGCACGCCCAAGTGCAGTCGGACCCTAAGATGTCCAGCTCCTCCAAGCTGACGGTGAGTTTCGGAGGAAACCCTCTCCACTGTAACTGCGAGTTGCTCTGGCTGCGCCGCCTGACGAGGGAGGACGATCTGGAGACCTGCGCTTCTCCGGATCAGCTGATGGACAAGTATTTCTGGTCCATCCAGGAGGAGGAGTTCATTTGTGAGCCGCCGCTCATCACCAAACACCAGGTCACCAAACCCTATGTCATGGAGGGTCAGGGCGTCACCCTGAAGTGTAAGGCGATGGGCGACCCCGATCCCGCCATACACTGGCGCTTTCCTGACGGCAAATTGGTGCATAACAATTCCCGCACAATCCTGTATGATAACGGGACTTTGGACATCCTAATCACCACGCTGAAGGACAGCGGCGCCTTTAACTGCGTGGCGTCAAACGCCGCCGGAATCGCAACGGCCGCCGTAGAGGTCAACATGATCCCGCTACCGCTCTTCGTCAACAACACGGGACACATGAGGGAGGCGGATCCGGGACTCTCGGACATCACCACATCCACCAAATCCGGCAGTAACGACACCAAGCCGCAGAACAAGAGGGTGGTGGTTGAAAACCTGACCGCCAACTCCGCCGTGATCCACTGGCCCTCCGAGCGCCACATTCCCGGGATCCGAATGTATCAGATCCAGTACAACAGCACCATAGACGACACCCTCGTGTACAG GATGATTCCCTCTGCGAGCAAGACGTTTAAGATCAACGATCTGGCGGCGGGACGAGAGTACGAGCTGTGTGTGTTGGCGGTGTACGACGACGGCATCACGTCTCTGACGGCCACGCGTGTGGTGGGCTGCGTTCAGTTCCACACGGCGGCGGAGGCGGGACATTGCAGATTCGTCCCCAGTCAGTTCCTCGGCGGGACCATGATCATCATCATTGGCGGGATCATCGTGGCGTCCGTACTCgtcttcatcatcatcctcatgaTCCGATACAAGGCTTACAGCGGGACCGACGCGGCGAAGACAAAAGCGCAAGGAGAAGCCGTCATACACATGCATTCGCAGACGAACGGGAGCAGAGCGGGACGATCCGGTTCGAAGCCACAAACCGAGGAGTGTCCCGAATCGCCCGGCGGGAAGGACTGCAAGGCGTTGGTGCTCCTTAAGATGGACGACACTCAGGACGAGCTGAAGGTTGAGCTTCCGCCGTTCTGCTCCGAGAAAGCGCCGGCGTCCCGACGGGCCAGTCTATGTGGGCCGACCTCCGACGACACACAGACGGATAGCAGCCTCACCGGCTCCACAATGTCCCTGTGCCTAATCGGGTCCGGCGCCGGTCCGGCTGAGCCCCTGCGGAAAGGCCCGCTGACCAACATTGGACTCCTTCCGAGCGAACTGGCCCGGACTCGGCACCGCTTCTCCTTCGACGGAGACTATGCTCTCTTCCAGAGCCACAGTTACCCGCGGCGGGCTCGAACCCGCCGACACAAATCCACCACCCATCTGAACTCGGACGCGTCGCCGCCCTGCAGTCGGAGGGTCACTTTCAGCAGCACAGAGTGGATGTTGGAGAGTACGGTGTGA